The following are encoded in a window of Flavobacterium cupriresistens genomic DNA:
- a CDS encoding ABC transporter permease: MKTLHLEFLIANHLKNAILKNKAFYFITLFIGALLLYAAFSGWENYTSQNETSEKYQHESREDWLSNPDKNPHRMAHYGNFAFRKSSSLSVFEFGMEPFFGNAIFLEAHKQNTANFSEAGFSNSMLRFGEISIAMVLQILLPLLIFFIGFNSVAAERENGTLKLLFSQGINWKQLLIGKILGVVSVIMLLFIPTLLVLVLLWLFLQNFTISVDEMLKMLLFIAFHFIYLIFFCAIAVLVSAASKTSKKALISLIGIWLVFTIILPRTTQAIGAYIYEAPSKIRFNSDIEKDILKQGDSHNPNDLHYKAIKDSLLTLYKVDSVQQLPFNYSGFIMTEGEKISSKIYNQHLEILLKVYEKQNRFSKTVSFFNPYIAIKNLSMGLSTTDYDSHIDFQKQAEDYRYTMAQKMNALQIKYISNKKPAATDKPLAISKEHWADLEEFHYEPKDIRDVLKSEIISIISIILWISLLFVLLRIAAKNLKAI, translated from the coding sequence ATGAAAACACTACATCTGGAGTTTTTAATCGCGAATCATTTAAAAAATGCTATTCTTAAAAACAAAGCTTTTTATTTCATTACACTTTTTATTGGTGCTTTATTGTTATATGCCGCTTTTTCGGGTTGGGAAAATTATACCAGCCAAAATGAAACCAGCGAAAAATACCAACACGAATCGAGAGAAGACTGGTTGAGTAATCCCGATAAAAACCCACACCGAATGGCGCATTACGGGAATTTCGCCTTTAGAAAAAGTAGCTCCTTAAGTGTTTTTGAATTTGGAATGGAACCGTTTTTCGGAAATGCCATATTCCTTGAAGCACATAAACAAAACACAGCCAACTTTTCTGAGGCCGGATTTTCAAACAGCATGCTGCGTTTTGGAGAAATCAGCATTGCTATGGTTTTACAAATATTACTGCCTTTATTAATCTTTTTTATAGGTTTTAATTCGGTCGCAGCCGAAAGAGAAAACGGGACCTTAAAATTGCTTTTCAGTCAGGGTATTAATTGGAAACAATTACTGATCGGGAAAATACTGGGTGTGGTCTCCGTCATCATGCTTCTTTTTATTCCGACTCTGCTGGTATTGGTTTTGTTATGGTTATTCCTTCAAAATTTCACTATATCTGTTGATGAAATGCTAAAAATGCTTTTATTCATTGCGTTTCATTTTATCTACCTGATTTTTTTCTGTGCCATAGCAGTTTTGGTTTCCGCGGCAAGTAAAACTTCAAAAAAAGCACTAATCAGTCTTATTGGAATCTGGTTAGTATTTACAATCATTCTGCCCAGAACTACTCAGGCCATCGGTGCGTATATATATGAAGCCCCATCAAAAATCCGGTTCAATAGCGATATCGAGAAAGACATTCTGAAACAAGGAGACAGCCATAATCCTAATGATTTGCATTACAAAGCAATAAAAGACTCCTTGTTAACTCTCTACAAGGTTGATTCTGTACAGCAACTGCCCTTCAATTATTCCGGTTTTATTATGACGGAAGGCGAAAAAATCAGTTCAAAAATATACAATCAACATCTGGAAATTTTACTTAAGGTCTACGAAAAACAAAACCGTTTCTCTAAAACTGTTTCTTTTTTTAATCCCTATATCGCGATAAAAAATTTGTCAATGGGGTTGTCTACGACGGACTATGATTCACATATCGATTTTCAGAAACAAGCGGAGGACTATCGTTACACTATGGCCCAAAAAATGAATGCTTTACAAATTAAGTACATCAGCAATAAAAAGCCCGCAGCAACAGACAAACCACTCGCCATCAGCAAAGAACATTGGGCAGATCTCGAAGAATTTCATTATGAACCAAAGGACATTCGGGACGTTTTAAAAAGCGAAATCATTTCCATTATTTCAATTATTCTCTGGATTAGCCTGCTGTTTGTTCTTCTTCGCATTGCAGCTAAAAACCTTAAAGCCATCTAA